One Parashewanella spongiae genomic window, GCATGGTCACTCTAGGTGGCACACTATCTCAATCTAAATTTGTTGAAACTAAAGATGACATAAAAGCAACTATCCATAGTAACTACGAATACCGATTCTAGAACTATCTAGTATCTATACGGTTATGAGTTCGACTACCTTTTATACAACAAATGAACTCATAACCATTAAATTTACGGAATTAAAGCCGTAACGTTTTCAACAGCGATACCTTGCATTAGCCCTTCACCTTTTGCTCGAGTCCCCCACGGCACACTTGTATCATGCTGCTCAGCAATCACTTGCTCATAAACACTCACCACTGAGTTTAAGCTATGATAAGGTCCAGTGCGATAAGGGTTGGAATGGGCGTATAAACCGATAACCTTTGTCCCTTGAGTTGTAGCCATATGTGCCGGCCCTGTATCTGGTGCTAAAACACAATCCGCTTGCTTTAAGATTTCAAGCAATTGCAATAACGTGGTTTCCCCAACTAAGTTAAGCAATGATTGTTGTGCTGATGACTCAATTTTCTCAGCTAATGCTTTTTCTAAAGCCGTTGGACCACCACACAAAACGACATGGTAACCTTTCAAGACCGCATAATCTGCCACTGCAGCATATCGCTCAGGTAACCAGTTACGCTCAGCTTTACTCGCAGCAGCGCAAATGACAAGCACTTTGCCCACAGGAAAGCGTGCTTTCACCCATTCAACATCATCTTCCATCACGGGAATCGACCATTTAGGCGTGATATCAACAACACCGATTGCTTTAGCAAACCCCATAAACCCATCTAAAACATGGGGTTGATGCTGCGGCGCTATTTTACTGTTAGTAAATAACCACTGGCCTTCTTTTGCCCTTGCTTCATCAAAACCAATTTTTACTTTTGCCCTAATCATTAATGAGGCCACGCTCGCTCTAAGCGCCACTTGCATGTGCAATAAAACATCAAACGTTTGTCCGGATAACGCTTTGCGTAAATTAGCATAACTCCGCCAGCCTTGAGATTTATCAAAGATGACAAATTCAACATCTGGAATGTGTTTGATCAATTGATATTCTAGTTTTCCGACCACCCAAGTTATCAACAGGTGAGGATATTGCCTCTGAATCGCTTGTACCATAGCAACCGCATGACATACATCACCAATTGCAGAAAGACGTAATACGCATAAAGATTGCTTTGAAGAAAGATCAAGACTCATTGGACTACCTGTTAAATAAAGCGCATTGAATTGACGCAAGTGACCGATCTTAATGTAGAATAACCAAGAGTACCACGCCTAAACCGATAATAATGCAACTAAAGAATATTAAAAACATCAGCATTGGCTACAGTAATCCTAGCCTTTATAACCTGACACCTGAGCAATTTACCCCGTCATATTATCAGCAAAATAATAGTATTACCGGATCGTCTTCTGGACGACAAACGGCTTGGTTTATCAAAGCTGGCGATAATGAATGGGTACTCAGACATTACTGGCGTGGTGGTTTAATGGCTCGGCTGAGCAAGGATTTATATTGTTTCTCTGGTGCCCGCTATACTAGACCGATGATGGAGCTTGGCTTACTTGAACAAATGTTTCAATTTGGTTTACCCGTACCTAGACCCATTGCGGCTAAAATTGAGCGACGTGGACTTTTTTATCGCGGCGACATTCTTATTGAACGTATAGAAAATGCGGACGATTTAGTCAAAATACTCTCCGTGCGAGCACTTAGCGATGCTGATTGGCAACAGTTAGGCAAAACCATTGCGATATTCCATAACTATGGTGTTTGTCATGCGGATCTCAACATCAAAAATATTTTACTACAAAAAGATAAATTCTATCTGATTGATTTTGATCGCGGAGAAATGCGCACGCCAAGAGCTTATTGGCAGAAATCTAATATTGCTCGATTAAAACGCTCTTTTGCTAAAGAACAAAAAAAGCATCCCAACTTACAATTTACTTCTGCCAACTGGCAAACTTTTATAACCGCATATCAGCAGGACATAAATACCTAACCTAAGAAAAGTTGCGGAAGAAAGTATACCGATGAGTTCTCGTCACTCCAACGCAGGCTGGAAACGAAGTAACGACAGTTTTGTATGTCGGTAGTCTAGGGGCTGTTTATCTTTCAGGATTAAATTTTGTGCTATTTGAGCGTTTATCTGTTCAAGGCGTAAGCCGTGAAACTTAGTCATCTAAGTAAACGGGTTACAACACAGAACAGTGAATGCTCAAAAGCATCGAAAAAAGAGAGAGCGTAAATTGGTCGCTCTTTCTAAATAAAAGGTACTGCGTTATCGCTTGCTTATTTGGAATACCAAACCGCACAAGCTCTGTCTTGTATAAAACGACCAATTTATCGCTGCAAAAATAATCACGAAAGATAAACAGCCCCTAGCGCCTTTGATTTTGTCTATAAAAGTCACTGGATACCAGCCTTCACTGGTATGGCAAAGATTGGTACTTTCTAAATCGCTAGATCCCTATGTTTTATTTAACTTTTCATCAGGGCTTCAAACACAGCGTATTGTCGACTAACGGCACCTTGATTGTTTTGTACCACCACCATCGCTGATTGTTGTTGTACTTCAAGGGCTTGAGGGTGGCTCACATCGTTGATTAATACTTGAGCCAGCTCATTACTATCATTTACGACATCGAGCGCATGTGCATCGCGTAACAGTCCACAAATATCAGTGAAATTGTATTGTGATGGCCCCATCAGCAATTTAAGGCCTATGGCCGCCGCTTCAATCGGATTTTGCCCTCCATGCTCAATAAGAGAGCCGCCGACGTATGCCTGATCGCCTACGGCATAAAACTGTAATAATTCACCCATGGTATCCCCAAGCAGTACTTGCGTCGTCCCTGTTACAGTCTGACCATTACTTCGGCGAACAAATTTAACTTTTTTCGATGCCAGCAATTGTGCTGCGGCATCAAATTTTTCAGGATGTCGCGGCACCATGATAAGCAATGCATCAGGAACAACTTTAATTAATTCAAGATGAGCATCAATAACAGCTTCAAATTCTCCCGGGTGTACACTACCGGCAACCCACACAGGAGCATGGTCTTTACCCCATGACTGGCGAATCTCTTGCCCTTTTGTAATCAGCTGGTCACTGATGGTGACATCAAATTTAAGACTGCCACAGGTGGAAATTTTGATCTTATCCAAGCCCAAAGCAATAAAACGGCTGGCTTCTGTTTCAGTTTGTACTGCGACAAGAGTCAAACAATTTAACATTGGATTAACCAGATTTTGCCATTTGTGATATTTTTCGGCTGATTTAGACGACAACCTTGCATTAGCCAGCATGACTTTCGTCCCTTGCCGATGGGCATAATGCAATAAGTTAGGCCATAGCTCGGTCTCTAAAATGATGCAATATGCAGGGCGAACTTGCTTAATAAATCGCTTAATACATATCGGAAGATCAACAGGTAAATAACAGTGCTGAACTTTGTCACCAAATGCTTTTAGCACTTCCGATGATCCAGTCGGGCTACTGCTCGTTATGGTCACTGTGAAATTCGGGTTACGGGCTAAGATGGTTCGTATTAAAGGCACTGCGGCCAAAGTTTCGCCCATTGAAGCCGTATGAATTAATAGCTGAGTTGGCCGTAATTCAGTCATACCAAACCGCTCCGACCAGCGGTGCCTATACCCGGAATGTTTAATTGCTCTTACCGCTAAATACATGATTAACAAAGGGGAAATAAGGTATAAAGAAAGAGAATACCAAAAGCGGTTCATTAATGAGTCCCTGTAATAGACTTTGCTTGAAGAATAACGCCAATGCTAACATATCAGCATAGAGAGCGAGAAACTGTAAATGATTGTCATCTATTAACCATATTTTAATAGTGGTTATCATGACAGACTAATATTAAATAATTGATTGGAAGCCAGATGAAAACCCGTGATAAGATAATTCAAACCAGCTTAGAGCTATTTAACGAGCACGGTGAACGCGCCATCACCACCAATCACATCGCTGCCAATTTAGGGATGAGTCCTGGCAACCTGTATTATCATTTTAGAAATAAACAGGACATTATCCAAAGCATTTTTCAACTGTACGAAAGTAATCTTAAGAATAGTTTTCAGCCTTATGAACAACATGAAGTTAATATCGAGCTACTGATCCGATATTTTGATGCCATGTTCGATATGCTGTGGCAGTTTAGATTTTTATACGCCAATTTGACTGATATTTTGAGCCAAGATGAAGCTTTAAAAAATCGTTATTTGGTCGCTCAGCAACGATTACTTGAGCAAGCCAGTAAAATCTTACAACAGTTATCAAAGGATGGCTTTTTACACATTAATGATGACGAACTATTGCCATTGGCCGATACCATGAAAATGCTCATTTCATCTTGGATTGGTTATAAATTAGCTCAGTCGAAAACGACCACTGTAACTAAGGCCTGCTTATATGAAGGGGTGTTACGCATTATCATGATAACCAAAGCCTACTCGACAGAATCATCATTAGATACATTTACTAGGCTTACGAAACATTATCAGCAGCTATCTGAAGCTACTGAATAATCATAGAATTTGCTCACTTAACGTCCGTACATGACTTAAGGAAAGTTTCGGAAGAAAGTATACCGATGAGTTTTCGTCACTCCAGCGCAGGCAGGAAACGAAGTAACGACAGTTTTGTATGTCGGTAGTCTAGTGCCTTTGATTTTGTCTATAAAAGTCACTGGATACCAGCCTTCGCTGGTATGACAAAGGTTGGTACTTTCTAAATAGCTAGATCCCTAAAGTGAGCAATGGTTATCTAACGTTTAAACTGACATTGGGCATAATCATGAATTGAAGGCCCCTCTACACCACATTTTAGACACACCCACTCTTTATGTCGCGCTTTCCATTCTTTTTTATGAAATCCAAAACGCATATCCATACCCATTTTTAGTTTATGTTCTAAAAACTGTAATCGGTTATGTAACCAACGACAACTGGGATCATTCGCGATACTTGCTCTAGAGTGAAGCATTTCTTTACGAGATAAGTCTTTAAAAAAACGCGGCTTAGTCTGTTCATTTTGCGAATTATTATCCACAACACTTACTGCACCCTCAAAATGACTGTTGTTATCATCTTTTGGTATCTTCAGAGGTTGCCCTTGATCATCTGTAGCTGAATTAAGTCGCAAACTTTTAGCTCTCAAATCTTGTCCTTTAGCATGAGGAATAGTCGCTAAAAAAGCACATAAAAAAACAATAACAACCCGATTTGAAAGCACAAATGACATGGTTAAATCCTTTTATTTTCAAGTCTAAGTTCTTCCTGATGACCTACAAGGTTCTGCTAACTTTGCCGTCATTCCAGCGAAAGCTGGAATCTAGCGACTTTCTCTTTTCTTGGAAAAGACACAGGATACCAGCCTGCGCTGGTATTACGATATAGCAACCATATAGATCAATGAGTTATTTCTGATCTCGTAATCAGAAAATTCTTTAAATAAAGTGTAGTCCTCCGTTGTAAAGTTTTCGAATTTACCGATGAGTTTTAAAAAAAAAGTAACGTTCATTCCAGCAAGAGATTGTTTTGCTTGATCATATTTGTCTTGATTAAATGCGCTTCGTGACCTACTTGAATAAGCCGTATAAACGCCTACATGAATATTTTTTGAGATTGGGTAACTAATTCAACACCGACTTCATAATCCTAAATATATCGGTTGGGAGCGTTCATAT contains:
- a CDS encoding glycosyltransferase family 9 protein; its protein translation is MSLDLSSKQSLCVLRLSAIGDVCHAVAMVQAIQRQYPHLLITWVVGKLEYQLIKHIPDVEFVIFDKSQGWRSYANLRKALSGQTFDVLLHMQVALRASVASLMIRAKVKIGFDEARAKEGQWLFTNSKIAPQHQPHVLDGFMGFAKAIGVVDITPKWSIPVMEDDVEWVKARFPVGKVLVICAAASKAERNWLPERYAAVADYAVLKGYHVVLCGGPTALEKALAEKIESSAQQSLLNLVGETTLLQLLEILKQADCVLAPDTGPAHMATTQGTKVIGLYAHSNPYRTGPYHSLNSVVSVYEQVIAEQHDTSVPWGTRAKGEGLMQGIAVENVTALIP
- a CDS encoding 3-deoxy-D-manno-octulosonic acid kinase, giving the protein MQLKNIKNISIGYSNPSLYNLTPEQFTPSYYQQNNSITGSSSGRQTAWFIKAGDNEWVLRHYWRGGLMARLSKDLYCFSGARYTRPMMELGLLEQMFQFGLPVPRPIAAKIERRGLFYRGDILIERIENADDLVKILSVRALSDADWQQLGKTIAIFHNYGVCHADLNIKNILLQKDKFYLIDFDRGEMRTPRAYWQKSNIARLKRSFAKEQKKHPNLQFTSANWQTFITAYQQDINT
- the waaA gene encoding lipid IV(A) 3-deoxy-D-manno-octulosonic acid transferase, whose amino-acid sequence is MNRFWYSLSLYLISPLLIMYLAVRAIKHSGYRHRWSERFGMTELRPTQLLIHTASMGETLAAVPLIRTILARNPNFTVTITSSSPTGSSEVLKAFGDKVQHCYLPVDLPICIKRFIKQVRPAYCIILETELWPNLLHYAHRQGTKVMLANARLSSKSAEKYHKWQNLVNPMLNCLTLVAVQTETEASRFIALGLDKIKISTCGSLKFDVTISDQLITKGQEIRQSWGKDHAPVWVAGSVHPGEFEAVIDAHLELIKVVPDALLIMVPRHPEKFDAAAQLLASKKVKFVRRSNGQTVTGTTQVLLGDTMGELLQFYAVGDQAYVGGSLIEHGGQNPIEAAAIGLKLLMGPSQYNFTDICGLLRDAHALDVVNDSNELAQVLINDVSHPQALEVQQQSAMVVVQNNQGAVSRQYAVFEALMKS
- a CDS encoding TetR/AcrR family transcriptional regulator; translated protein: MKTRDKIIQTSLELFNEHGERAITTNHIAANLGMSPGNLYYHFRNKQDIIQSIFQLYESNLKNSFQPYEQHEVNIELLIRYFDAMFDMLWQFRFLYANLTDILSQDEALKNRYLVAQQRLLEQASKILQQLSKDGFLHINDDELLPLADTMKMLISSWIGYKLAQSKTTTVTKACLYEGVLRIIMITKAYSTESSLDTFTRLTKHYQQLSEATE